From a region of the Vanrija pseudolonga chromosome 2, complete sequence genome:
- the BH0283_0 gene encoding putative isomerase — protein sequence MSAAALPTPGPSTPGSTTPPATAPLGALYTPQRHPLPYHLINAFATSAHSSGNQAAVVVLSPSASSAAYTDAWHVHVAADFGFAETAFVVPLDLAADEPVYEIRFFTPTVEVPMCGHATLAAGHALLSYIHATARAVHFRTRVRGSLAASIVEGSRRGAGARIALDFPLTVPQAPPDDTIASKIAALVAAAAGVPAHDVIQVAAADFGTGTGVIVEVKPEVDLRSLRVDTKPLSRRETQLTMITQLAGASPTTPNAIRINTRVFAPHIGIDEDPVTGAAHTALVPYYLDGPATERVRALLPAGADPRAAIVDAHQLSARGGAIEGSIVNGRAKLVGRAWRWGKGELTEEDE from the exons atgtccgccgccgcgctgcccaCCCCCGGCCCCTCAACCCCGGGGAGCACgaccccgcccgccaccgcccccctAGGCGCGCTATACACCCCGCAGCGGCACCCGCTCCCCTACCACCTGATCAACGCGttcgcgacgagcgcgcacAGCTCGGGCAACcaagccgccgtcgtcgtcctctccCCCTCCGCATCCAGCGCGGCATACACCGACGCATGGCACGTGCACGTGGCCGCCGACTTCGGCTTCGCAGAAACCGCGTTCGTGGTCCCGCTCGACctggcggccgacgagcccgtgtACGAGATCCGCTTCTTCACGCCGACCGTCGAGGTGCCGATGTGCGGCCATGCGACGCTCGCCGCAGGCCACGCGCTGCTGTCCTACATCCACGCTACTGCCCGCGCGGTGCACTTCCGCACCAGGGTACGCGGGAGCCTGGCTGCCAGCATCGTTGAAggcagccggcgcggcgccggcgcgcgcatcgccctCGACTTTCCCCTCACCGTGCCCCAGGCCCCGCCGGACGACACGATCGCGAGCAAGATTGCTGCGctggtcgccgctgccgctggcgtgCCTGCGCACGACGTGATCCAGGTCGCTGCGGCGGACTTTGGGACGGGCACGGGGGTCATTGTCGAGGTTAAGCCCGAGGTGGATCTGCGGTCGTTGCGCGTGGACACGAAGCCGCTG TCCCGCCGCGAAACCCAGCTCACAATGATCACCCAactcgccggcgcctcgcccaccacccccaacGCCATCCGCATCAACACGCGCGTCTTCGCGCCCCACATCGGCATCGACGAGGACCCCGTCACGGGCGCAGCGCACACCGCGCTCGTGCCCTACTATCTCGACGGGCCAGCGACAGAACGCGTCCGCGCGCTCCTTCCTGCCGGAGCggacccgcgcgccgccatcgtcgacgcgcaccaGCTCTccgcgcgcggtggcgcCATCGAGGGCAGTATCGTCAATGGCCGCGCCAAGCTTGTCGGCCGCGCATGGCGCTggggcaagggcgagctgactgaggaggacgagtag
- the not2_1 gene encoding General negative regulator of transcription subunit 2 — MNRQGGQPRQTAALPAGFRSSSAGGPQPAQPSGANGLYYASVGSGGAGQQPGQQQQQQAQQQQGRGVLGQQSLQGGFPPSSGALGRGGPPGFGARGADPNSDFPALGALNSSHGQHGSASTYAAQAQPSGGSNQALLQQQLYLHQQQSQQPLDSVLAPPPPPGLSGLASSSAQANGNPVGSEGLRDDFPALSGGEKDARWVGLPKLAPPGSPEASLNGPSSSQSTSATPSTNPPHLQSGGGPPSTSDSSWARQSPSRPNEPLVRPVQQIMSSPVDKWGLKALLYEIRTQMGKGDRSMLMFGENLEDLGVDVSSADPLYSTFVTPWAEPGTMLPPQIEDMFNIPSCYHVVPPPVETKLPNFSEETLFYIFYSAPQDVVQLMAAEELYNRGWRFKTDLRVWLTSAHLSQIDLHAEGNPTAVRGPFTVFNPATWARQDTAPDFTVDLAALEATRPAQAIIAAEKAARKESSVRSPNGGGSNNSGLLSAVMGGGSNHQQQQFQQAAH, encoded by the exons ATGAACAGGCAAGGAG GTCAACCACGCCAGACTGCCGCTCTCCCCGCCGGCTTTCGATCATCGAGCGCAGGCGGACCCCAGCCCGCAcagcccagcggcgccaaCGGCCTGTACTATGCCTCggtgggcagcggcggcgccggacAGCAGCccggacagcagcagcagcaacaggcacagcagcagcagggccgcggcgtcctcggaCAGCAGAGCTTGCAGGGCGGATTCCCTCCTTCCTCGGGCGCACTGGGACGCGGAGGACCACCTGGATTCGGTGCCCGCGGAGCTG ATCCAAACAGCGACTTTCCCGCCCTCGGAGCATTGAACTCGAGCCACGGCCAGCACGGCAGCGCATCGACGTACGCTGCCCAGGCTCAGCCATCAGGCGGATCCAACCAGGCGCTGCTGCAACAGCAGCTCTACTtgcaccagcagcagtcTCAACAGCCTCTGGATTCCGTCCTggcacctccaccaccgccaggTCTCTCGGGGCTCGCATCCTCATCCGCACAAGCCAACGGCAACCCCGTCGGAAGCGAAGGATTGAGAGACGACTTCCCTGCATTGAGTGGGGGAGAAAAGGACGCAAGG TGGGTCGGCTTGCCAAAGCTAGCACCCCCAGGATCACCCGAGGCATCGCTAAACGGACCAAGCTCTTCACAGTCGACATCGGCAACACCATCAACGAATCCTCCCCATCTGCAGTCTGGGGGCGGACCGCCCTCAACGTCCGACTCGTCATGGGCACGGCAATCGCCTAGTCGCCCCAACGAACCCCTGGTCCGGCCCGTGCAGCAGATCATGTCATCTCCAGTCGACAAGTGGGGACTCAAGGCCCTGCTGTACGAGATTCGCACACAGATGGGCAAGGGCGACCGGAGTATGCTCATGTTTGGCGAGAACTTGGAGGATCTTGGTGTAGACGTGTCGTCAGCCGA CCCGCTCTACTCTACGTTTGTCACACCATGGGCAGAACCAGGCACCATGCTCCCACCCCAGATCGAGGACATGTTCAACATCCCCAGCTGCTACCACGTTGTGCCACCGCCAGTTGAGACCAAGCTTCCCAACTTCTCCGAGGAGACGCTCTTCTACATCTTCTACTCGGCACCTCAAGACGTTGTGCAACTcatggccgccgaggagctctACAACCGCGGCTGGCGCTTCAAGACGGACCTCCGAGTCTGGCTCACGTCGGCGCACCTGTCGCAGATTGACctgcacgccgagggcaacCCAACAGCTGTTCGCGGGCCATTCACCGTCTTCAACCCGGCTACATGGGCGCGCCAGGACACTGCTCCCGACTTTacggtcgacctcgccgcgctcgaaGCTACGCGCCCCGCTCAGGCCATTATCGctgccgagaaggccgcgcgcAAGGAGTCTTCTGTCCGCAGCCCGAACGGGGGCGGATCGAACAACTCTGGTCTGCTGAGTGCTGTCATGGGCGGTGGATCAaaccaccagcagcagcagttccagcaggcggcgcacTAG
- the Sf3b5 gene encoding Splicing factor 3B subunit 5: MTPAIRRYPRGVWGQSFLHLVSSLILATQLRSIDCINNPPTSHDSTMSELRYTANNSLEQLHSRYTGTGHADITKYEWMTHQHRDTLASIVGHAPLLSYIAIADGESRGREKFEVIERMLQPCGLPPGKTDE; this comes from the exons ATGACCCCGGCAATTCGGCGTTATCCCCGTGGCGTCTGGGGCCAGTCATTCCTCCACCTCGTATCTAGCTTGATCTTGGCCACCCAACTTCGATCGATCGACTGCATCAACAATCCACCCACATCACACGACAGCACCATG TCAGAACTCCGGTACACGGCCAACAActcgctcgagcagctccacTCGCGCTACACGGGCACCGGACACGCCGATATCACAAAGTACGAGTGGATGACGCACCAGCACCGCGACACGCTGGCGTCGATCGTGGgccacgcgccgctgctgtcgtACATTGCCATTGCGGACGGCGAGTCGCGCGGACGGGAAAAGTTTGAGGTTATCGAG cgcatGCTCCAGCCTTGTGGATTGCCGCCGGGCAAGACTGACGAGTAG
- the asaE_1 gene encoding MFS transporter asaE — protein MAEKGTHGGGEAGFVEAKDGPDTPTTDSDIAADADPLTRTLSLGPPPDGGRDAWLAVLGTSLTGFTQFGLSNSFGVFQAYYERGPLAAYSPSAISWIGSMQMFLMFFCGLFLGRIFDRHGPHVLMIPGTACLVLSLMLTSGKRRAPAEQLTPVCTQYYQFLLAQGVLFGIGSTLLFHPSVAAPGQWFARRRARAMGCASLGSGLGGVVWPIVVRRLVVEIGFPWTMRALGFIALGVCAAACVCVRTRLPRKTPVPWSTVLAPMGEAPFALLTVGTCLVMWGMYMPFTFLATNASRLGASPDLSFYTLALLNAGSLGGRVVSMLGDKWGRFNTMAVSAVLSGVVLLAFWIPLNSVNAILAFAVVYGFVSGILISICFACVQQVATPKDVGRKVGLMWAIASFFSLSGPPINGAFIARFDGAAGYRYAGVFSGVVVLASTGFTVASKLKQDKRLFAVV, from the exons ATGGCGGAGAAGggcacgcacggcggcggcgaggcaggcTTCGTCGAAGCCAAGGATGGCCCagacacacccaccaccgacagcgacatcgccgccgacgccgacccacTCACACGCACCCTCTCCCTCGGGCCCCCGCccgacggcgggcgcgacgcatggctcgccgtcctcggcacgTCGCTGACGGGCTTTACGCAGTTTGGGCTGT ccAATTCGTTCGGCGTCTTCCAGGCATACTACGAACGCGGGCCTTTGGCGGCGTACTCCCCCTCTGCGATATCATGGATCGGGAGCATGCAGATGTTCCTCATGTTCTTCTGC ggcctcttcctcggccgcaTATTCGACCGCCACGGCCCCCACGTCCTCATGATCCCCGGCACGGCGTGCCTCGTCCTCAGCCTGATGCTCACGAGCGGTAagcgccgcgctcccgccgagcagctgaccccagtATGTACCCAGTACTACCAGTTCCTGCTTGCCCAAGGCGTGCTGTTCGGCATCGGCTCGACGCTGCTGTTCCACCCGAGCGTagcggcgccggggcagtggttcgcgcgccgccgcgcccgggCGATGGGGTGTGCTTCTCTCGGCTccgggctcggcggggtcgtgTGGCCCATCGTTGTGCGCCGGCTCGTTGTCGAGATCGGCTTCCCATGGAcgatgcgcgcgctcggcttcatcgccctcggcgtgtgtgccgccgcgtgcgtgtgcgtgcgcacgcggctgccgaggaagacgcccGTGCCGTGGTCGACTGTGCTGGCGCCCATGGGCGAGGCGCCGTTCGCGCTGCTCACCGTCGGGACGTGCCTCGTCATGTGGGG CATGTACATGCCCTTCACGTTCCTCGCGACCAACGccagccgcctcggcgcaAGCCCCGACCTGTCGTTCtacacgctcgcgctgctcaacgccggctcgctcggcgggcgcgtggTGTCCATGCTCGGAGACAAGTGGGGGCG CTTCAACACAATGGCCGTGTCGGCCGTGCTCTCCGGCGTGGTGCTGCTCGCCTTCTGGATCCCGCTGAATTCAGTCAACGCGATCCTGGCCTTCGCAGTCGTGTACGGCTTCGTGTCGGGGATCCTCATCAGCATCTGCTTCGCGTGCGTGCAGCAGGTCGCGACGCCGAAAGACGTGGGGCGAAAAGTCGGCCTCATGTGGGCCATTGCGTCGTTCTTTTCTCTCAGCGGGCCGCCGATCAACGGCGCGTTCATTGCCAGGTttgacggcgcggcggggtacCGCTACGCCGGGGTGTTTAGCGgggtcgtcgtgctcgcgtcgACTGGGTTCACGGTGGCGTCCAAGCTCAAGCAGGACAAGCGGTTGTTCGCGGTCGTCtag
- the dnaJ_0 gene encoding Chaperone protein DnaJ — protein MWTYLSPVLWSLLPGQAVHAALPILSGVLPALLPPSQPGTSQYLTNYRRVLTAGVLLYLGYIFATDTSTDGLAQGDWYAVLGVSSRASDDELRRAFRGLSRIYHPDRVGGSVEAANRFIAVRQAYEGLSDPIKRFAHDRFGPQIARWNGVVSSREYIHHGLLNAGVFYGISAGFLVLFSLIGQGKGAYWRYTLLLALLVLEASLLMSPSPTAHSRPSSAPILSLLPRPLAILATHILPASTLMRPQYQHIALAHRLFSEAGNALAQLAAAYAPQEGDRDMQAFAMASVLARESVGALAEEITPVLAGASGAEANLLERMEQVLLDKTLPQHPATAEPWAAAMRKQARPDGRPVAPLPNGRADADAASVPLPVSPPETPQLTPASTLTHGGSAVRRSSRLRSSSP, from the exons ATGTGGACCTACTTGTCGCCGGTGCTCTGGTCCCTCCTCCCAGGACAGGCagtgcacgccgcgctgccgatCCTCTCGGGCGTGCTCCCGGCCCTCCTGCCCCCCTCGCAGCCGGGAACAAGCCAATATCTCACAAACTACCGGCGCGTCCTGACCGCCGGTGTCCTCCTCTACCTCGGGTACATCTTCGCGACCGACACGTCGACGGACGGGCTGGCCCAGGGCGACTGGtacgccgtcctcggcgtgtcgagccgcgcaagcgacgacgagctgcgccgcgcgttCCGCGGCCTCAGCCGCATCTACCACCCCGACCGGGTGGGCGGgagcgtcgaggccgcgaaCCGCTTCATCGCCGTCAGGCAGGCGTACGAGGGGCTGAGTGATCCGATTAAGCGCTTCGCGCACGACCG GTTTGGCCCCCAAATCGCCCGCTGGAACGGCGTCGTGAGCTCACGCGAATACATCCACCACGGCCTGCTCAACGCCGGCGTGTTCTACGGCATCTCGGCGGGCTTCCTCGTGCTCTTCAGCCTGATCGGGCAGGGCAAGGGGGCGTAT TGGCGCTacacgctcctcctcgcgctgctggtccTCGAAGCTAGCCTCCTCATGTCGCCCTCCCCGACCGCACACTCGCGCCCCTCGTCCGCGCCAATCCTGTCCCTCCTtccccgcccgctcgcaaTCCTCGCGACCCACATCCTCCCAGCCAGCACGCTCATGCGGCCACAATACCAGCacatcgcgctcgcgcaccgcctCTTCTCCGAGGCAggcaacgcgctcgcgcagctggccgccgcgtacGCCCCGCAAGAGGGCGACAGGGACATGCAGGCGTTCGCGATGGCGTctgtgctcgcgcgcgagagcgtcggcgccctcgctGAGGAGATCACGCCGGTGCTTGCTGGCGCGAGTGGGGCCGAGGCCAACCTCCTCGAACGGATGGAGCAGG tccTGCTCGATAAGACGCTCCCGCAGCAccccgcgacggccgagcccTGGGCCGCGGCGATGCGCAAGCAGGCGCGCCCAGACGGAcgccccgtcgcgccgctgcccaatggccgcgccgacgccgacgccgcgagcgtgccCCTGCCTGTTAGCCCGCCCGAGACGCCCCAGctcacgccggcgtcgacgcttacgcacggcggcagcgcggtGCGCCGGAGCTCAAGGCTGcggagctcgtcgccatAG
- the ada1 gene encoding AMP deaminase: MSNEREHPSRPVDTPTPRDLSPDPSPPESRASPSFSFHEERRLLKSDEYWLSTRLVGGRPSSVSTSPQAGKDALANFHHSLELDQAIEEAYTDVLQARGAGFVEPSTMESPSGPEGGDLDPLLASVHRQEGDRDERLSLAEEKRERQISNMNDIVHPMAALRADEKKEEGKTQTVDTVRAFAESGIGSELEALYDNFSKCLALRDKYMMLSNQRLGDNPRDYDGTFQGFAQEGAGDVGGLKPSASVHQCEAAADGQPWKMNPPPPPPHWKWSHAQGKPVDPMASEGQNGGEDVEALEFVFDPKDVPGPEPEGKRRSFGFNDEGVYQVFDANDVAKDGENAKPIWAAPRLKEYYSDLDYLLGVCSDGPAKSFAFRRLKYLASKWTLYTLLNEYQELADMKAVPHRDFYNVRKVDTHIHHSASMNQKHLLRFIKSKLRKAPDEIVIHRDGKDLTLKEVFESLNLTAYDLSIDTLDMHAHQEFHRFDRFNNRYNPTGSSRLREIFLKTDNLLKGKYLAELTKELISDLEQSKYQNSEWRLSIYGRNVNEWDKLAKWVVNNKLVSHNVRWLIQIPRLYDVYKGSGLVNNFEDIVRNVFQPLFEVTADPSSHPELHVFLQRVVGFDSVDDESKPERRLYRKFPTAKMWDTNQSPPYSYWIYYMYANLTSLNSWRKERGFNTLVLRPHCGEAGDPDHLSSAFLTAHSISHGILLRKVPALQYLFYLKQIGLAMSPLSNNALFLTYERNPFKDFFKVGMNVSLSTDDPLQFHFTAQHLLEEYSCAAQIYKLTPADMCELARNSVVQSGWEMQVKKHWIGNKWYLPGSAGNDIHKTNVPNIRMAYRHATLLEELTLIQHGTHTPSATPMPMKSAGVSPSDVAAAAMSQTKRYNQPTLVGGASVLETRRRKSISNLQRSPALSKSTSMAFTEEEEAGANGAAA, from the exons ATGTCcaacgagcgcgagcacccCTCCCGCCCGGTGGacacgccaacgccgcgcgACCTCTCCCCCGACCCGTCGCCTcccgagtcgcgcgcgtcgccgtcatTCTCCTTCCACGAAGAGCGCCGACTGCTCAAGTCGGACGAGTACTGGCTCTCGACGcgtctcgtcggcgggcgtccctcgagcgtgtccacctcgccccaggCGGGGAAGGACGCGCTGGCAAACTTTCACCactcgctcgagctcgaccaggcAATCGAGGAGGCGTACACCGACGTCCTTcaggcgcggggcgcgggctTTGTCGAGCCGTCGACGATGGAGTCGCCCTCCGGCCCTGAGGGCGGCGATCTCgaccccctcctcgccagcgtGCACCGCCAGGAGGGCGatcgcgacgagcgcctcagcctcgccgaggagaagcgcgagcgccaaATCAGCAACATGAATGACATTGTCCACCCCATGGCCGCGCTGCGggccgacgagaagaaggaaGAGGGCAAGACCCAGACCGTTGACACGG TCAGGGCATTTGCAGAGTCGGGAATCgggagcgagctcgaggcgctctA CGACAACTTCTCAAAGTGCTTGGCCCTCCGTGACAAGTACATGATGCTTTCAAACCAGCGTTTGGGTGACAACCCGCGCGACTACGACGGCACGTTCCAGGGCTTTGCGCAAGAGGGTGCCGGCGATGTCGGCGGTCTcaagccgagcgcgagcgtccACCAGtgcgaggccgctgccgacggccAGCCTTGGAAGATGAAccctccgcccccgcctccgcaCTGGAAGTGGTCGCACGCCCAGGGCAAGCCGGTCGACCCCATGGCCTCGGAGGGACAGAACGGCGGCGAAgacgtcgaggccctcgagtTTGTCTTTGACCCCAAGGACGTGCCCggccccgagcccgagggcaAGCGCCGCAGCTTTGGCTTCAACGATGAGGGCGTGTACCAGGTGTTTGATGCCAACGACGtggccaaggacggcgagaacGCCAAGCCCATCTGGGCCGCGCCCAGGCTCAAGGAGTACTACTCTGACCTCGactacctcctcggcgtgtGCTCGGACGGCCCGGCCAAGTCGTTTGCGTTCCGCCGCCTCAAGTACCTCGCGTCCAAGTGGACCTTGTACACTTTGCTCAACGAGTACCAGGAGCTGGCCGACATGAAGGCCGTCCCGCACCGTGACTTTTACAACGTGCGCAAGGTCGACACTCATATCCACCACTCTGCGAGCATGAACCAGAAGCACCTGCTGCGTTTTATCAAGAGCAAGCTGCGCAAGGCGCCTGATGAGATTGTCATCCACCGTGACGGCAAGGACCTGACCCTCAAGGAGGTGTTCGAGTCGCTCAACCTCACGGCGTACGACCTGTCgatcgacacgctcgacatGCACGCGCACCAAGAGTTCCACCGCTTTGACCGCTTCAACAATCGTTACAACCCCacgggctcgtcgcgtcTTCGTGAAATCTTCCTCAAGACGGACAACCTCCTCAAGGGAaagtacctcgccgagctcaccaaGGAGCTCATCTCGGATCTCGAGCAGAGCAAGTACCAGAACTCGGAGTGGCGTCTGTCCATTTACGGCCGCAACGTCAATGAGTGGGACAAGCTCGCCAAATGGGTTGTCAACAACAAGCTCGTGTCGCACAATGTCCGTTGGCTGATCCAGATCCCGCGGTTGTATGACGTGTACAAGGGATCGGGCCTCGTGAACAACTTTGAGGACATTGTAAGGA ACGTGTTCCAGCCCCTGTTCGAGGTCACGGCAGACCCGTCGTCGCACCCCGAGCTCCACGTCTTCCTCCAACGTGTGGTCGGCTtcgactcggtcgacgacgagtcgaaGCCCGAGCGACGCCTGTACCGCAAGTTCCCGACGGCCAAGATGTGGGACACGAACCAAAGCCCGCCGTACTCGTACTGGATCTACTACATGTACGCCAACCTGACGTCGTTGAACAGCTGGCGCAAGGAGCGTGGTTTCA ACACGCTTGTTCTTCGCCCGCACTGTGGTGAGGCTGGTGACCCGGACCACTTGTCATCTGCCTTCCTCACGGCGCACTCGATCTCGCACGGTATCCTGCTCCGCAAGGTGCCAGCGCTGCAGTACCTCTTCTACCTGAAGCAGATAGGCCTGGCCATGAGCCCGCTGTCCAACAATGCGCTCTTTCTCACGTACGAGCGCAACCCCTTCAAGGACTTCTTCAAGGTCGGCATGAATGTCTCGCTGTCGACAGACGACCCGCTCCAGTTCCACTTTACTGCGCAACACCTGCTCGAGGAGTACTCGTGTGCGGCGCAGATCTACAAGCTGACGCCGGCGGACATGTGCGAGTTGGCGCGTAATTCGGTTGTGCAGTCGGGCTGGGAGATGCAGGTGAAGAAGCACTGGATTGGGAACAAGTGGTACTTGCCTGGTTCGGCGGGTAATGACATCCACAAG ACCAATGTCCCCAACATCCGCATGGCAtaccgccacgccacgctcCTGGAGGAGCTCACGCTCATCCAGCACGGCACGCACACACCTAGCGCGACCCCAATGCCGATGAAGAGCGCGGGTGTGAGCCCTTCggacgttgccgccgccgccatgtccCAGACGAAGCGTTACAACCAGCCGACGTTGGTTGGCGGTGCTTCGGTTCTcgagacgcgccgccgcaagaGCATCTCCAACCTGCAGCGCTCGCCTGCGCTGTCCAAGTCGACGAGCATGGCGTttaccgaggaggaggaggcgggcgcgaacggcgcggcggcgtaa
- the spn4 gene encoding Septin spn4, whose amino-acid sequence MSGEIGIAKHKIVNQHGAHFTIMVVGESGLGKTTLINTLFATEICAPHNYRQRFAKQLDKTTEVEILKADLEERGFNIKLTVIDTPGFGDYVNNRDSWAPIVDFIDDQHESYMRQEQQPVRREKQDLRVHACLYFIRPTGTALKPLDIEVMKKLGTRVNLIPVIAKADTLTPEDLLAFKQRVREVIAAQGIKVYLPPMDTEDEAASENARLMQAVMPFSVIGSIDDVHTPDGRVVKGRQYLWGVAEVENEDHCDFKKLRSLLIRTYMLDLVTSTEETHYEAYRLQQMETRKFGEPKVKKLDNPKFKEEEEQLRKRFTEQVKLEESRFRQWEQHLIAERDRLNKDLEQAHTSIKALEAEIDNVAAYHRQGGTVRR is encoded by the exons ATGTCCGGAGAGATCGGTATCGCAAA GCACAAGATTGTCAaccagcacggcgcgcacTTCACCATCATGGTTGTTG gcgaGTCGGGCCTCGGCAAGACGACCCTCATCAACACGCTGTTCGCGACTGAGATTTGCGCGCCGCACAACTACCGCCAGCG CTtcgccaagcagctcgacaagacgaccgaggtcgagatcctcaaggccgacctcgaggagcgcggctTCAACATCAAGCTGACTGTGATCGACACGCCCGGGTTTGGCGACTATGTCAACAACCGCGACTCGTGGGCGCCGATTGTCGACTTTATCGACGACCAGCACGAGAGCTACATGCgccaggagcagcagcctgtCCGCCGCGAGAAGCAGGACCTGCGCGTGCACGCGTGTCTTTACTTTATCCGCCCAACCGGCACTGC CCTCAAGCCCCTCGACATCGAGGTCATGAAGAAGCTCGGCACACGCGTCAACCTCATCCCCGTCATCGCCAAGGCGGACACGCTCACGCCCGAGGACCTGCTCGCGTTCAagcagcgcgtgcgcgaggtgaTTGCCGCGCAGGGCATCAAGGTGTACCTCCCCCCCATGGAcacggaggacgaggccgcgtCCGAGAACGCGCGCCTCATGCAGGCCGTCATGCCGTTCTCGGTCATTGGCTCGATTGACGACGTGCACACGCCCGACGGACGCGTCGTCAAGGGACGCCAGTACCTGTGGGGTgtggccgaggtcgagaacgAGGACCACTGCGACTTCAAGAagctccgctcgctcctcaTCCGCACCTACATGCTCGACCTGGTCACGTCGACCGAGGAGACGCACTACGAGGCCTACCGCCTCCAGCAGATGGAGACGCGCAAGTTTGGCGAGCCAAAGGTCAAGAAGCTCGACAACCCCAAgttcaaggaggaggaggagcagctccGCAAGCGCTTCACCGAGCaggtcaagctcgaggagtCGCGATTCCGCCAGTGGGAGCAGCAC ctcatcgccgagcgcgaccgcctcaacaaggacctcgagcaggcccACACGTCcatcaaggcgctcgaggccgagatcgacaACGTGGCCGCGTACCACCGCCAAGGCGGCACCGTCCGCCGCTAG